Proteins encoded in a region of the Buteo buteo chromosome 11, bButBut1.hap1.1, whole genome shotgun sequence genome:
- the SSR2 gene encoding translocon-associated protein subunit beta encodes MKLLVLAVFALFYVAHCEEGARLLASKSLLNRYAVEGKDLTLQYNIYNVGSSAALDVELSDDSFPPEDFGIVSGMLNVKWDRIAPASNVSHTVVLRPLKAGYFNFTSATITYLAQEGGQVVIGFTSAPGQGGILAQREFDRRFSPHFLDWAAFGVMTLPSIGIPLLLWYSSKRKYDTPKTKKN; translated from the exons ATGAAGCTCCTGGTTCTTGCTGTGTTTGCCCTGTTTTATGTGGCCCACTgtgaggaaggtgccaggctcCTGGCCTCCAAATCTCTGTTAAACAGATATGCAGTGGAGGGCAAGGACTTGACTTTGCAGTACAACATCTACAATGTTGGCTCCAG TGCTGCTTTAGATGTGGAGCTGTCAGATGATTCTTTCCCCCCAGAAGATTTTGGCATTGTCTCTGGGATGCTCAATGTCAAGTGGGACAGGATCGCTCC AGCAAGTAATGTGTCCCACACTGTGGTTCTGCGGCCTCTCAAAGCTGGTTACTTCAACTTCACCTCTGCTACCATCACGTACCTGGCACAGGAGGGTGGACAGGTTGTG ATTGGTTTCACTAGTGctcctgggcagggaggaatCTTGGCTCAGCGTGAGTTTGACAGGAGGTTCTCCCCTCACTTT CTGGACTGGGCAGCTTTTGGTGTGATGACCCTGCCCTCCATTGGGATCCCACTGCTGCTGTGGTACTCAAGCAAGAGAAAGTATgacacccccaaaaccaaaaagaactGA